A region of Nocardioides alkalitolerans DNA encodes the following proteins:
- the tsaB gene encoding tRNA (adenosine(37)-N6)-threonylcarbamoyltransferase complex dimerization subunit type 1 TsaB has translation MLLAFDTATPRVCAAVYDADTDTVLASGVAERPMKHGEQLAPLIDGCLRDAGLDRLDLTALVVGVGPGPFTGLRVGLVTARTLGYVLDLPVYGVCSLDALAVEAVATGAVAEPFLVATDARRKEVYLASYDETGTRLSGPTVTRPADVATDLPVVGAGPSLYPDAFTRPVGPTEPDAAWLARAVAGEHVELLDPEPLYLRRPDAVASAER, from the coding sequence GTGCTCCTCGCCTTCGACACCGCGACCCCGCGGGTGTGCGCCGCGGTCTACGACGCCGACACCGACACCGTGCTCGCCTCCGGGGTGGCCGAGCGGCCGATGAAGCACGGCGAGCAGCTCGCCCCGCTCATCGACGGCTGCCTGCGCGACGCCGGTCTCGACCGTCTCGACCTCACGGCGCTCGTGGTCGGCGTCGGCCCCGGGCCCTTCACCGGGCTCCGCGTCGGGCTGGTCACGGCGCGCACGCTCGGCTACGTGCTCGACCTGCCCGTGTACGGCGTGTGCTCGCTCGACGCGCTCGCCGTCGAGGCCGTCGCCACGGGAGCCGTGGCCGAGCCCTTCCTCGTGGCGACCGACGCGCGGCGCAAGGAGGTCTACCTGGCCTCCTACGACGAGACCGGCACCCGCCTCAGCGGCCCCACCGTCACCCGGCCCGCCGACGTCGCGACCGACCTGCCGGTCGTCGGCGCGGGCCCGTCGCTCTACCCCGACGCCTTCACCCGTCCCGTCGGGCCGACCGAGCCCGACGCCGCCTGGCTCGCCCGCGCCGTGGCGGGGGAGCACGTCGAGCTGCTCGACCCGGAGCCGCTCTACCTCCGCCGTCCCGACGCCGTCGCCAGCGCCGAGCGGTGA
- a CDS encoding VTT domain-containing protein has translation MFSDQPVAIAFALLWLIATLRGGATYGLGRALRGASGRSDRAARLLARPEVARAEGTVRRFGAPAVTLCFLTVGVQTAVNVAAGLLRMPLRRYVPALLLGAALWATIYVTVGIAVLTAVWGGHPELLLVALAVVVLVVVVARAVRRRL, from the coding sequence GTGTTCTCCGACCAGCCCGTCGCGATCGCCTTCGCCCTGCTGTGGCTGATCGCGACGCTGCGCGGGGGCGCGACGTACGGGCTGGGGCGTGCGCTCCGCGGCGCCTCGGGGCGCAGCGACCGGGCCGCACGCCTGCTCGCGCGGCCGGAGGTGGCGCGGGCGGAGGGCACGGTGCGGCGGTTCGGTGCGCCCGCGGTGACGCTCTGCTTCCTCACGGTGGGCGTGCAGACGGCGGTCAACGTGGCCGCCGGGCTGCTGCGGATGCCGCTGCGGCGCTACGTGCCCGCCCTGCTGCTGGGCGCGGCGCTGTGGGCGACGATCTACGTGACCGTCGGCATCGCCGTGCTCACCGCCGTCTGGGGCGGCCACCCCGAGCTGCTCCTCGTCGCGCTCGCGGTCGTGGTGCTGGTCGTCGTCGTGGCGCGCGCCGTACGTCGTCGTCTCTGA
- a CDS encoding GNAT family N-acetyltransferase, with product MSAPTPAAPVLRPARTGDVARVAALEADLFGSDAWSEEQIGAELSAPGRAMLVAENAVAPGDRAAVVGYAVLGVQGDVADLLRIGVDPTLRRTGVASALLAHLLGAARAAGAERMLLEMSEANAGAAAFYAARGFVEIHRRPRYYRDDAAALVLQRGL from the coding sequence GTGAGCGCCCCGACCCCGGCGGCCCCCGTCCTGCGCCCGGCCCGCACCGGCGACGTCGCCCGGGTCGCGGCCCTCGAGGCCGACCTGTTCGGCAGCGACGCCTGGAGCGAGGAGCAGATCGGGGCCGAGCTGTCGGCGCCCGGCCGTGCGATGCTCGTCGCCGAGAACGCGGTCGCCCCCGGTGACCGGGCTGCCGTCGTCGGCTACGCCGTCCTGGGCGTGCAGGGCGACGTCGCCGACCTGCTCCGGATCGGTGTGGACCCGACCCTCCGTCGTACCGGCGTCGCCTCCGCGCTGCTTGCCCACCTCCTCGGCGCGGCCCGCGCCGCGGGCGCCGAGCGGATGCTGCTGGAGATGAGCGAGGCCAACGCGGGCGCCGCGGCCTTCTACGCCGCTCGCGGCTTCGTCGAGATCCACCGCCGACCGCGCTACTACCGCGACGACGCCGCGGCCCTCGTCCTCCAGCGCGGCCTCTAG
- a CDS encoding FCD domain-containing protein, producing MSGDPSRPVGPRTGTVLDALGRRIAHGDLPPGSVLRLEDVDAAYAVSRSVSREAVQVLTSMGLVTSRRRVGITVAERDCWNVLDPRLIVWRLDGPERDAQLRSLSELRAGFEPAAAALAAARADASRAATLAAAVSDMTVHARARDLEAYLEADQRFHRTLLAASGNEMYAALAHVVDAVLAGRTHHDLMPVDPEPTAIEWHADVADAVRRGRPADADAAMRRIIAEAQEAQQARALEGRTEGGTHLGKNSAEHH from the coding sequence GTGAGCGGAGACCCCTCCCGACCGGTCGGACCTCGCACCGGCACGGTCCTCGACGCCCTCGGCCGGCGCATCGCCCACGGCGACCTCCCGCCGGGCTCGGTGCTGCGGCTGGAGGACGTGGACGCGGCGTACGCCGTCTCCCGGTCCGTCTCCCGCGAGGCCGTGCAGGTGCTGACCTCGATGGGGCTCGTGACGTCGCGGCGGCGCGTCGGGATCACGGTCGCCGAGCGCGACTGCTGGAACGTCCTCGACCCCCGCCTCATCGTCTGGCGGCTCGACGGACCCGAGCGGGACGCCCAGCTGCGGAGCCTCTCGGAGCTGCGGGCCGGGTTCGAGCCGGCCGCGGCGGCGCTCGCCGCCGCGCGCGCCGACGCGTCGCGGGCCGCCACCCTCGCCGCCGCGGTGTCGGACATGACGGTGCACGCGCGCGCCCGCGACCTCGAGGCCTACCTCGAGGCCGACCAGCGCTTCCACCGCACGCTGCTGGCGGCCTCGGGGAACGAGATGTACGCCGCCCTCGCCCACGTCGTCGACGCCGTGCTCGCCGGCCGCACCCACCACGACCTCATGCCGGTCGATCCCGAGCCCACGGCCATCGAGTGGCACGCGGACGTCGCCGACGCCGTACGCCGCGGACGACCCGCCGACGCGGACGCCGCCATGCGGCGGATCATCGCCGAGGCGCAGGAGGCCCAGCAGGCCCGCGCCCTCGAGGGTCGGACGGAGGGCGGGACCCACCTGGGGAAGAACAGCGCGGAGCATCACTGA
- the alr gene encoding alanine racemase, with amino-acid sequence MNAVDRPEVVVDLAAVRHDVAVLRARVAPARMMTVVKADGYGHGMVEVARAARQAGTDWLGVATPAEALALRAAGDTGPLLCWLSVPADDLAPLVAAGVDLTAYSPDEVAAVVEAASRAGRVARLQLKVDTGLHRGGALPDDWPDLVAAARAAEEAGTLRVTGIWSHLAAAEDPTHPANDAQEAVFRAALDVVAAAGLEPEVRHLANSAAALLRPSAHFDLVRCGIASYGIDPAPDVPDAAFPGGRPDLVPAMTVRAPLVLSKPLAAGDGVSYGHTWVAPAATTVGLVPLGYGDGVPRHAAAGVGTDQAAEVLVGGRRRPVRGRVCMDQLVVDLDGETYPPGTPVVLFGPGHDGEPTALDWARACGTIDYEVVTRFRGRARRVHVGSTADGTVEGGDQ; translated from the coding sequence GTGAACGCCGTCGACCGTCCCGAGGTCGTCGTGGACCTCGCCGCGGTGCGCCACGACGTCGCCGTGCTGCGCGCCCGCGTCGCCCCCGCGCGCATGATGACCGTGGTGAAGGCCGACGGCTACGGCCACGGCATGGTCGAGGTCGCCCGGGCCGCGCGGCAGGCGGGCACCGACTGGCTGGGCGTCGCGACGCCCGCCGAGGCGCTGGCCCTGCGCGCCGCGGGGGACACCGGGCCGCTGCTCTGCTGGCTCTCGGTGCCGGCCGACGACCTCGCGCCCCTGGTGGCCGCCGGGGTGGACCTCACCGCGTACTCGCCCGACGAGGTCGCCGCCGTCGTCGAGGCGGCCTCCCGCGCCGGGCGGGTCGCCCGGCTCCAGCTCAAGGTCGACACCGGTCTGCACCGCGGCGGGGCGCTCCCCGACGACTGGCCCGACCTCGTCGCCGCCGCCCGCGCCGCCGAGGAGGCCGGGACGCTGCGGGTCACCGGCATCTGGTCCCACCTCGCGGCCGCCGAGGACCCGACGCATCCCGCCAACGACGCGCAGGAGGCGGTGTTCCGCGCCGCGCTCGACGTCGTCGCCGCCGCCGGCCTCGAGCCCGAGGTCCGCCACCTCGCCAACTCGGCCGCAGCCCTCCTCCGGCCCTCGGCGCACTTCGACCTCGTGCGGTGCGGGATCGCGTCGTACGGCATCGACCCCGCGCCCGACGTCCCCGACGCCGCGTTCCCGGGCGGTCGCCCGGACCTGGTGCCGGCGATGACCGTGCGGGCGCCGCTGGTGCTGAGCAAGCCGCTCGCCGCGGGCGACGGGGTCTCCTACGGGCACACGTGGGTCGCCCCCGCGGCGACGACGGTCGGGCTCGTGCCGCTGGGGTACGGCGACGGGGTGCCCCGCCACGCCGCCGCGGGGGTCGGCACGGACCAGGCCGCCGAGGTGCTCGTCGGCGGGCGCCGCCGGCCGGTCCGTGGACGCGTGTGCATGGACCAGCTCGTCGTCGACCTCGACGGCGAGACCTACCCGCCGGGCACCCCCGTGGTGCTGTTCGGGCCGGGCCACGACGGCGAGCCGACGGCCCTGGACTGGGCGCGGGCCTGCGGGACGATCGACTACGAGGTGGTCACCCGCTTCCGCGGACGCGCGCGGCGGGTCCACGTGGGCTCGACGGCGGACGGAACGGTGGAGGGAGGCGACCAGTGA
- a CDS encoding mismatch-specific DNA-glycosylase, with protein MLRRVAPPRRTFTRAELETYRGQEVPDLLPGPDDPPLRLLFVGINPGLWTAATQTHFAHPTNRFYPALHAAGIIERPIDPAAGMTDADRDHLRSRGIGITNVVRRATARADELTTAEYREGGQRLRDLVERLAPRVVAVAGLTAYRSAFRQPRATGGLQADPWGETEVWVVPNPSGLNAHDTPATLAEKYAAAARAAGVLG; from the coding sequence ATGCTCCGACGGGTGGCCCCACCGCGTCGTACGTTCACCCGCGCCGAGCTCGAGACCTACCGGGGGCAGGAGGTCCCCGACCTCCTGCCGGGCCCGGACGACCCGCCGCTGCGGCTGCTCTTCGTGGGGATCAACCCCGGCCTGTGGACCGCGGCGACGCAGACGCACTTCGCGCACCCGACGAACCGCTTCTACCCGGCGCTCCACGCCGCGGGCATCATCGAGCGGCCCATCGACCCCGCGGCCGGCATGACGGACGCCGACCGCGACCACCTGCGGTCCCGCGGGATCGGGATCACCAACGTCGTACGGCGCGCGACTGCCCGCGCCGACGAGCTGACCACCGCGGAGTACCGCGAGGGCGGACAGCGCCTGCGCGACCTCGTGGAGCGGCTGGCCCCGCGGGTGGTGGCGGTGGCCGGGCTGACGGCGTACCGCAGCGCGTTCCGGCAGCCCCGCGCGACCGGCGGCCTGCAGGCCGACCCGTGGGGCGAGACCGAGGTGTGGGTCGTGCCCAACCCGAGCGGGCTCAACGCGCACGACACCCCGGCGACGCTGGCGGAGAAGTACGCCGCCGCCGCGCGCGCCGCCGGGGTGCTGGGCTAG
- a CDS encoding alpha/beta hydrolase, translated as MKLGRAIAGLAAGAAGVVLAGGAAGLVHQRRVIAHRDAGEAVEFGSLRSPALTVVAGDGVALHVEVDEPDAAARGVAPTLVFVHGYALNLDCWHFQRAAYRGQVRAVFYDQRSHGRSGRSDAEHATIEQLGADLLTVLDHVAPDEEVVLVGHSMGGMSIIALAEAHPELFGDRVVGVGLIATTAGGLDPTRALLPMVPKAFGGPLSLRFVAGLSRGHRVVDGFRRIGKGLAMVGTDRFAFGSDVPESYVAFVDDMLSRTPFEVLAQFFPAFGSLDKFSVVHALERVPTTIVCGTGDRLTSIGHARKLHAHIGGSRLVEVEDAGHMVIMERHVLVDEALDDLIAAVQAVQAGQAGQAGRAGRAGKHRA; from the coding sequence GTGAAGCTCGGACGTGCGATCGCGGGACTGGCCGCGGGAGCGGCCGGTGTCGTCCTGGCGGGCGGTGCCGCGGGCCTGGTGCACCAGCGCCGTGTCATCGCCCACCGCGACGCCGGTGAGGCGGTCGAGTTCGGGTCGCTGCGCTCGCCCGCGCTGACCGTCGTGGCCGGCGACGGCGTCGCGCTGCACGTCGAGGTCGACGAGCCCGACGCGGCGGCCCGGGGGGTCGCGCCCACGCTGGTGTTCGTGCACGGGTACGCCCTCAACCTCGACTGCTGGCACTTCCAGCGCGCGGCCTACCGGGGGCAGGTGCGCGCGGTGTTCTACGACCAGCGCTCCCACGGACGCTCGGGCCGGTCCGACGCCGAGCACGCGACGATCGAGCAGCTCGGCGCCGACCTGCTGACGGTGCTCGACCACGTCGCGCCCGACGAGGAGGTCGTGCTCGTCGGCCACTCGATGGGAGGCATGAGCATCATCGCGCTCGCCGAGGCGCACCCCGAGCTGTTCGGCGACCGCGTCGTCGGGGTCGGGCTCATCGCGACGACCGCCGGCGGGCTCGACCCCACCCGGGCGCTGCTGCCGATGGTGCCGAAGGCGTTCGGCGGGCCGCTGTCGCTGCGGTTCGTCGCCGGCCTGTCGCGCGGCCACCGCGTGGTCGACGGGTTCCGGCGGATCGGCAAGGGACTCGCCATGGTGGGCACCGACCGGTTCGCGTTCGGCAGCGACGTGCCGGAGAGCTACGTCGCGTTCGTCGACGACATGCTCAGCCGCACGCCCTTCGAGGTGCTGGCGCAGTTCTTCCCGGCGTTCGGCAGCCTGGACAAGTTCTCCGTCGTGCACGCCCTCGAGCGGGTGCCGACGACCATCGTCTGCGGCACCGGCGACCGGCTCACGAGCATCGGGCACGCCCGCAAGCTGCACGCCCACATCGGCGGCTCGCGCCTCGTCGAGGTCGAGGACGCCGGGCACATGGTCATCATGGAACGGCACGTCCTGGTCGACGAGGCGCTCGACGACCTCATCGCGGCGGTGCAGGCGGTGCAGGCGGGCCAGGCGGGCCAGGCGGGCCGGGCGGGCCGGGCGGGGAAGCACCGTGCCTGA
- a CDS encoding gluconokinase produces MSQQDQPPLVVVMGVSGSGKSTVGAALAQRLRVPFGDADDFHPQANIDKMASGHALDDDDRRPWLEAIGSWLAERAGTSGGVVTCSALKRSYRDLIRDAAPTAVFVHLEGSREVIARRQASRPGHFMPASLLDSQFDTLEDLGDDEVGVAVDVAQSVDDIVAEAATWVTDGGAR; encoded by the coding sequence ATGAGCCAGCAGGACCAGCCGCCGCTCGTCGTCGTGATGGGCGTGTCGGGGTCGGGCAAGTCGACGGTCGGCGCGGCTCTCGCGCAGCGGCTCCGCGTGCCGTTCGGCGACGCCGACGACTTCCACCCCCAGGCCAACATCGACAAGATGGCGTCGGGCCACGCGCTCGACGACGACGACCGTCGCCCCTGGCTCGAGGCCATCGGCAGCTGGCTCGCCGAGCGCGCGGGCACCAGCGGGGGAGTGGTGACCTGCTCCGCGCTGAAGCGGTCCTACCGCGATCTCATCCGCGACGCCGCCCCCACGGCCGTGTTCGTGCACCTCGAGGGCAGCCGCGAGGTGATCGCGCGGCGGCAGGCCAGCCGCCCCGGCCACTTCATGCCGGCCTCGCTCCTCGACTCGCAGTTCGACACGCTGGAGGACCTCGGCGACGACGAGGTGGGTGTCGCCGTCGATGTGGCGCAGTCCGTCGACGACATCGTGGCCGAGGCGGCCACCTGGGTCACCGACGGCGGTGCCCGATGA
- the tsaE gene encoding tRNA (adenosine(37)-N6)-threonylcarbamoyltransferase complex ATPase subunit type 1 TsaE, whose amino-acid sequence MPEVDASAQPVTVRRVGPEGAAAVHAVVRAAFAARPALDPPTAALAETVGSIADALAAGGGLLAEGDGHPVGALVLDPEPAQGRVWVRRFGVVPAWQAHGVGARMVETVIATTAGQEIAVLAREELPRAQAFWAGHGFVEVGRTAPYVEMVRPAALVVPDADAMRDLGRRLAGLLRAGDLLVLTGGLGAGKTTFTQGLGAGLGVRGDVTSPTFVIARVHPSTVGGPELVHVDAYRLGGAAELDDLDLDTSLEDAVTVVEWGAGLAEQLADDRLEVVIERNDTDDVRLVRLTGYGARWADVDVRAALA is encoded by the coding sequence GTGCCTGAGGTCGACGCGTCCGCGCAGCCCGTGACGGTGCGGCGGGTCGGCCCGGAGGGGGCCGCCGCCGTGCACGCCGTCGTCCGCGCCGCCTTCGCCGCCCGCCCGGCCCTCGACCCGCCGACAGCGGCCCTCGCCGAGACCGTGGGCTCGATCGCCGACGCGCTCGCCGCCGGGGGAGGCCTGCTCGCCGAGGGCGACGGCCACCCCGTCGGGGCGCTCGTGCTCGATCCCGAACCGGCGCAGGGCCGGGTCTGGGTGCGGCGGTTCGGCGTCGTACCGGCCTGGCAGGCCCACGGCGTCGGCGCCCGCATGGTGGAGACCGTGATCGCCACGACCGCGGGTCAGGAGATCGCGGTGCTCGCCCGCGAGGAGCTGCCGCGCGCCCAGGCGTTCTGGGCGGGCCACGGCTTCGTCGAGGTGGGACGGACGGCGCCGTACGTCGAGATGGTGCGCCCCGCCGCCCTCGTCGTGCCCGATGCGGACGCCATGCGCGACCTCGGCCGGCGGCTCGCCGGGTTGTTGCGCGCCGGGGACCTCCTCGTGCTCACGGGGGGTCTCGGGGCGGGCAAGACCACGTTCACGCAGGGCCTGGGGGCGGGGCTGGGCGTGCGCGGGGACGTGACGTCCCCGACCTTCGTCATCGCGCGGGTGCACCCGTCGACCGTCGGCGGCCCGGAGCTCGTCCACGTCGACGCCTACCGGCTCGGCGGCGCGGCGGAGCTCGACGACCTCGACCTCGACACGTCGCTGGAGGACGCCGTCACCGTCGTCGAGTGGGGCGCCGGCCTCGCCGAGCAGCTCGCCGACGACCGCCTCGAGGTGGTCATCGAGCGCAACGACACGGACGACGTGCGGCTGGTCCGCCTGACCGGGTACGGCGCGCGGTGGGCCGACGTCGACGTGCGGGCCGCCCTGGCCTGA
- a CDS encoding gluconate:H+ symporter, producing the protein MSAAFTSAATGDLVEPINGGAQLIGAGLAGIAVVVVLVAVVKLHPFLALVLGGFTVGGIASIGSDAQVDGVAYDLAHVVTVFSTGFGSTTASVGLLIALGAMFAKLLADSGGADQVVDTIVSRSSRRALPWAMAGVGALIGLPMFFEIGLVLLMPVIYLVARRAELSLVAIGIPTLAGLSAMHALVPPHPGPLLAIDNLGADLGITLGLGVLFAIPVVIVAGPLFGILAARWVPVPAPAAVGAPAGPGTQNDDGPGSEGPGGTEAPEGAPAGARRPGFAVTVATVLLPVLLMMGKAISDIALSEDNPAYRVFDLLGTPFVALLIAVLVAMWTFGLGLGWNLKEVGRSVESSLPGVAGILLIVAAGGGFKEVLVSTGVGTLLAEWAQDANVSVMLLAWVLAVLIRLATGSATIATVTASSLMAGLVDGLSSGEVSLMVLAIGAGSVFFSHLNDAGFWLVKEYFRLDVPQTIKTWSAMETVLSVTGLVLVLAADLVI; encoded by the coding sequence ATGAGCGCCGCGTTCACGAGCGCCGCTACCGGTGACCTCGTCGAGCCCATCAACGGTGGCGCCCAGCTCATCGGGGCCGGCCTGGCGGGCATCGCCGTCGTCGTGGTGCTCGTCGCCGTCGTCAAGCTGCACCCGTTCCTCGCCCTCGTGCTCGGCGGGTTCACCGTCGGCGGCATCGCGTCGATCGGCTCCGACGCGCAGGTCGACGGGGTCGCCTACGACCTCGCCCACGTCGTGACCGTCTTCTCGACCGGCTTCGGCTCCACGACCGCCAGCGTCGGCCTGCTCATCGCCCTCGGCGCGATGTTCGCGAAGCTCCTCGCCGACTCGGGCGGCGCCGACCAGGTGGTCGACACCATCGTCAGCCGGTCCTCGCGGCGTGCCCTGCCGTGGGCGATGGCCGGCGTGGGTGCGCTCATCGGCCTGCCGATGTTCTTCGAGATCGGCCTCGTCCTGCTGATGCCGGTCATCTACCTCGTCGCCCGCCGCGCCGAGCTCTCCCTCGTGGCCATCGGCATCCCGACGCTCGCGGGCCTCTCCGCGATGCACGCGCTGGTGCCGCCCCACCCGGGCCCGCTCCTCGCGATCGACAACCTCGGCGCCGACCTCGGCATCACGCTGGGGCTCGGCGTGCTCTTCGCGATCCCCGTCGTCATCGTCGCGGGACCGCTCTTCGGCATCCTCGCCGCCCGGTGGGTGCCCGTCCCGGCCCCGGCGGCTGTCGGCGCCCCCGCCGGCCCCGGCACGCAGAACGACGACGGCCCCGGCAGCGAGGGACCCGGCGGGACCGAGGCTCCCGAGGGAGCCCCCGCGGGTGCCCGGCGGCCGGGGTTCGCCGTCACCGTCGCCACGGTGCTGCTGCCCGTGCTGCTCATGATGGGCAAGGCGATCTCCGACATCGCGCTCTCCGAGGACAACCCGGCCTACCGCGTGTTCGACCTGCTCGGCACCCCGTTCGTCGCGCTCCTCATCGCGGTGCTCGTCGCCATGTGGACCTTCGGCCTCGGCCTCGGCTGGAACCTCAAGGAGGTCGGCCGCAGCGTCGAGTCCTCGCTGCCCGGCGTCGCCGGGATCCTCCTCATCGTCGCCGCCGGCGGCGGCTTCAAGGAGGTGCTCGTCTCGACCGGCGTCGGCACCCTGCTCGCCGAGTGGGCGCAGGACGCCAACGTCTCCGTCATGCTCCTCGCCTGGGTGCTGGCCGTGCTGATCCGCCTCGCGACGGGCTCGGCCACCATCGCCACGGTCACCGCGTCGTCGCTCATGGCGGGCCTCGTGGACGGCCTGAGCTCCGGCGAGGTCTCGCTCATGGTGCTGGCCATCGGTGCCGGGTCGGTGTTCTTCTCGCACCTCAACGACGCCGGCTTCTGGCTGGTGAAGGAGTACTTCCGCCTCGACGTGCCCCAGACCATCAAGACGTGGTCGGCGATGGAGACGGTGCTGTCGGTGACGGGCCTCGTGCTCGTGCTGGCCGCCGACCTCGTGATCTAG
- a CDS encoding DUF429 domain-containing protein: protein MHLVGIDLAWGERAPTGIAVLDERGRLLSTAAVTTDDEIDAVVAPYVAGDCVVAFDAPLVVRNATGTRPAEKALNQDFRAFEAGTHPTNLGKPEFADGPRAARLAARWDLDLDPDATGRRALEVYPHAATVALLRLGRTLKYKQSRDRTFSQMRSEMLRLTEGLEQLGRARTPLLLHRRPVWEELVALVENAGRKSELRLAEDRLDAVVCAYVALLAAREPERLTRYGSVEDGVIVTPTLPEGLEPAPRRTRAERARAKEVEAYAARLPATQHATDQAAALVTAALDDAGLNYLSVTARAKSVASFAAKAASLEDGHPRYTDALAEMADQIGVRVVTYLASDVEAVADVLGAELTVLGDRDKGLETARAGRWGYSSRHLDLALPEGVDPTPGTDALPGRIIEVQIRTALQHAWAEFEHDIRYKGEVPPEHASELDRRFTLAAGLLELADREFSTIRDQLRGDQVAGGAASGAWVADGDRDPTRADRHRLSPGDLAAYLAGRYPGAGWSRTDHYEWIAGLLAELGITSAADLAGAMADVDSEAVTARMGYRYPAGAVRRLDDDLLATYEERYVELPGNAHRVALLSSRLAKLTSAS, encoded by the coding sequence ATGCACCTCGTCGGCATCGACCTCGCGTGGGGCGAGCGGGCACCCACCGGCATCGCCGTGCTCGACGAGCGCGGCCGGCTCCTGTCCACCGCTGCCGTCACGACGGACGACGAGATCGACGCGGTCGTCGCGCCGTACGTCGCCGGCGACTGCGTCGTCGCCTTCGACGCCCCCCTGGTGGTGCGCAACGCCACGGGCACGCGGCCGGCCGAGAAGGCGCTCAACCAGGACTTCCGGGCCTTCGAGGCCGGCACCCACCCGACGAACCTGGGCAAGCCCGAGTTCGCGGACGGCCCGCGGGCGGCACGGCTGGCGGCGCGCTGGGACCTCGACCTCGACCCGGACGCGACGGGACGGCGGGCGCTGGAGGTCTACCCGCACGCGGCGACCGTGGCGCTGCTGCGGCTGGGGCGGACGCTGAAGTACAAGCAGAGCCGCGACCGCACCTTCTCCCAGATGCGCTCGGAGATGCTCCGCCTCACCGAGGGCCTCGAGCAGCTCGGCCGGGCCCGCACGCCGTTGCTCCTGCACCGCCGCCCCGTGTGGGAGGAGCTGGTGGCGCTCGTCGAGAACGCGGGGCGCAAGTCGGAGCTGCGGCTGGCCGAGGACCGGCTCGACGCGGTGGTCTGCGCCTATGTCGCGCTGCTCGCCGCGCGGGAGCCCGAGCGCCTCACCCGCTACGGCTCCGTCGAGGACGGCGTCATCGTCACCCCGACGCTGCCCGAGGGCCTCGAGCCCGCACCGCGCCGTACCCGGGCCGAGCGGGCGCGGGCCAAGGAGGTCGAGGCGTACGCCGCGCGCCTGCCCGCGACGCAGCACGCCACCGACCAGGCGGCGGCCCTCGTCACCGCCGCGCTCGACGACGCCGGCCTCAACTACCTGTCGGTGACGGCACGGGCCAAGTCGGTGGCGTCCTTCGCCGCCAAGGCGGCGTCGCTGGAGGACGGGCACCCGCGCTACACGGACGCCCTGGCCGAGATGGCCGACCAGATCGGCGTGCGCGTCGTGACCTACCTGGCCTCCGACGTCGAGGCCGTCGCCGACGTGCTCGGGGCCGAGCTGACCGTGCTCGGCGACCGCGACAAGGGGCTCGAGACGGCGCGGGCCGGCCGCTGGGGCTACTCCAGCCGCCACCTCGACCTGGCCCTGCCCGAGGGCGTCGACCCGACGCCCGGCACCGACGCGCTGCCCGGGCGCATCATCGAGGTGCAGATCCGCACGGCGCTGCAGCACGCGTGGGCCGAGTTCGAGCACGACATCCGCTACAAGGGCGAGGTGCCGCCCGAGCACGCCTCCGAGCTGGACCGCCGCTTCACGCTCGCCGCGGGGCTGCTCGAGCTGGCCGACCGCGAGTTCTCGACGATCCGCGACCAGCTGCGCGGCGACCAGGTCGCCGGCGGTGCGGCGAGCGGCGCCTGGGTGGCCGACGGCGACCGTGACCCGACCCGCGCGGACCGCCACCGGCTCAGCCCGGGCGACCTCGCGGCGTACCTCGCCGGCCGCTATCCCGGCGCGGGCTGGTCCCGCACTGACCACTACGAGTGGATCGCCGGTCTCCTCGCGGAGCTCGGCATCACCTCGGCGGCCGACCTCGCCGGCGCCATGGCGGACGTCGACAGCGAGGCCGTGACGGCGCGGATGGGCTACCGCTACCCCGCCGGCGCGGTCCGCCGGCTCGACGACGACCTGCTGGCGACCTACGAAGAGCGGTACGTCGAGCTCCCCGGCAACGCCCACCGCGTGGCCTTGCTGTCGTCGCGGTTGGCGAAGCTGACGAGCGCCTCCTAG